A single genomic interval of Arthrobacter globiformis harbors:
- a CDS encoding SOS response-associated peptidase, which yields MCGRYVMARAVGDLLAEFDAELENETEIPPSWNVAPTDGAPIVLERLIDGDTVRQLHVARWGLVPSWAKSPGIGAKMINARSESVLEKPAFRKAVQSRRCAVPADGYYEWKQGEGRSKQPYYVHPRDDSAMAFAGLYEWWKDPSVPPGEPAQWMLSMSIMTADSPPAGTEGTVFAELTALHDRVPLPMSRDTMAAWLDPQVDDAAGLVELVRSGVKDVAAGWRVDSVGKAVGNVRNNSPELIEPVEALF from the coding sequence ATGTGTGGACGTTACGTCATGGCCCGGGCAGTGGGGGATCTGCTGGCCGAATTCGACGCTGAGCTTGAGAACGAAACCGAAATCCCGCCGTCGTGGAATGTTGCGCCCACGGACGGCGCGCCCATCGTCCTGGAACGGCTTATCGACGGCGACACGGTCCGCCAGCTGCACGTCGCCCGCTGGGGCCTGGTGCCGTCTTGGGCGAAAAGCCCGGGCATCGGCGCGAAGATGATCAACGCCCGGAGCGAGTCGGTCCTCGAGAAGCCGGCCTTCCGCAAGGCTGTGCAATCGAGGCGCTGTGCCGTCCCGGCGGATGGCTACTACGAATGGAAACAGGGCGAGGGCCGCAGCAAGCAGCCCTACTACGTCCACCCCCGGGACGACTCCGCCATGGCCTTCGCCGGACTGTACGAGTGGTGGAAGGACCCGTCCGTGCCGCCGGGTGAACCAGCCCAGTGGATGCTCTCGATGTCCATCATGACGGCGGACTCGCCCCCGGCGGGAACTGAAGGCACGGTGTTCGCCGAACTGACGGCGCTCCACGACCGCGTCCCGCTGCCCATGAGCCGCGACACCATGGCGGCCTGGCTTGACCCGCAGGTCGATGACGCTGCCGGCCTGGTGGAACTCGTCCGGTCCGGCGTGAAGGACGTCGCCGCCGGCTGGCGGGTGGATTCCGTGGGCAAGGCCGTGGGCAACGTCCGCAACAACTCCCCGGAGCTCATCGAGCCCGTGGAGGCACTCTTCTGA
- a CDS encoding VOC family protein produces MNPVSPQIGTVFVPVSDIEEARDWYCGMLGVPADDKILLDHLYILPMEGAGLVLDSKIYSPGAVFQVPAFHFNTADIQAAHAFMKTRGVQLTEVNDDQWFNFRDPDGNVLMICQIPLATE; encoded by the coding sequence GTGAACCCAGTTTCCCCGCAGATCGGCACCGTCTTTGTCCCCGTCAGCGACATTGAGGAAGCCCGCGACTGGTATTGCGGCATGCTGGGCGTGCCCGCCGATGACAAGATCCTGCTGGACCATCTGTACATACTCCCCATGGAGGGCGCCGGCCTCGTCCTGGACAGCAAGATCTACTCCCCCGGCGCCGTCTTCCAGGTTCCTGCGTTCCACTTCAACACCGCCGACATCCAGGCCGCCCACGCCTTCATGAAAACCCGCGGCGTGCAACTCACCGAAGTCAACGATGACCAATGGTTTAACTTCCGGGACCCGGACGGAAACGTCCTCATGATCTGCCAGATCCCGCTGGCCACCGAATAA
- a CDS encoding mycoredoxin yields MDFTPEDGTITMFSTTWCGYCNRLKKQLDAQGIGYTEINIEEVDGTADLVEQINGGNRTVPTVLFPDGTAATNPSAAEVKSRLAA; encoded by the coding sequence GTGGACTTTACCCCCGAAGACGGCACCATCACCATGTTCTCGACCACCTGGTGCGGCTACTGCAACCGGCTGAAGAAGCAGTTGGACGCCCAAGGAATCGGCTACACCGAGATCAATATCGAAGAGGTCGACGGCACGGCAGACCTCGTGGAGCAGATCAACGGCGGCAACCGCACCGTCCCCACCGTTCTCTTCCCGGACGGCACCGCTGCCACGAACCCGTCCGCAGCCGAGGTCAAGAGCAGGCTCGCCGCGTAG